In Zingiber officinale cultivar Zhangliang chromosome 6A, Zo_v1.1, whole genome shotgun sequence, a single genomic region encodes these proteins:
- the LOC121994122 gene encoding auxin-responsive protein SAUR64-like, translating into MLSPKRLVEKAKKGLPLMRSHSRSSSCNFNNIVVADKGHFVVYSMDDARFVVPLSFLKSCIFQELLKVSAEEFGLPGEGPITLACSGVFMEYVISLLKRSVSRDVEMALLASIDNASRCSDLSLVGLGCDQQRVVV; encoded by the coding sequence ATGTTGAGTCCCAAGAGGCTTGTTGAGAAGGCAAAGAAGGGGCTGCCCTTGATGAGATCACATAGTCGGTCGAGTTCTTGCAATTTCAACAACATAGTGGTTGCTGACAAAGGCCATTTTGTGGTGTACAGTATGGATGATGCAAGATTCGTGGTGCCGTTGTCATTCCTCAAGAGCTGTATCTTTCAGGAGCTCCTCAAGGTTTCAGCTGAGGAGTTCGGATTACCCGGAGAGGGGCCTATCACCTTGGCTTGCAGTGGAGTTTTCATGGAGTATGTAATCTCATTGCTCAAGAGAAGCGTGTCTAGAGATGTGGAGATGGCTTTGCTTGCCTCCATCGATAATGCTAGCCGATGCTCGGATTTATCGTTGGTTGGCCTTGGTTGTGACCAACAACGAGTAGTAGTATGA